One window of Acropora palmata chromosome 1, jaAcrPala1.3, whole genome shotgun sequence genomic DNA carries:
- the LOC141879822 gene encoding gamma-tubulin complex component 4-like translates to MLHELLLALSGDSGGIFVHERFTGLQVAADLPFLHDSEVNLLNRICKLGTYFQRFLAFCKKYSDVSPFIRENSRDGLNSQELHGLYIQAFCTGLDEILDSYRNALIDLEKQILKDPKLPLSYIKHSLEQYQVLFPVLWSVIEHIQTSKALGCQILDVLQESCICGNPDVKDALERILFVCHGVMYQQISAWVLHGILIDKGNEFFIQEVTSADEQAANSTDESAGACRNDLGIPGITGSQLAEILEGETKRKSAAQWQYRINAEMLPSYIPSRVADKVLFIGESVGMFKGSKETKRSLKRSSVIQEKEEEFTLSLYALQQQPQFNLMLFEREIDKIRLCVAEHLWKLVVEDVNLLKHLKILKEFFLLGRGELFSAFIEYATGLLKPPPSNNTSHDTHAAFLQVMSKFLPDDEEAASLFTIVIDKDIAQQEKKKKTALDMDQTGPVVSGWDCIKLDYDVQWPLHILFQPVVLNKYNNLFRFLLKVKRTQMNLQQVWADYMGAKHLSTARLSNMTKIWLSRMHMAFLVDNLQYYLQVDVLETQYSQLVEKINNTRDFEAIRLAHDHFITTLMAQSFLLMKPVSHCLDEILNLCQSFSSLLLRKGNNDLTERELVQIENITKTYERQTSLLFQILSSVRSHQASPHLAQLLLRIDFNKHFSSFTEPERN, encoded by the exons atgttacaCGAGTTACTATTGGCGTTGTCTGGTGATTCTGGTGGTATATTTGTCCATGAAAGGTTTACTGGACTACAG GTTGCTGCTGACTTACCGTTTCTCCATGACAGTGAGGTCAATCTGCTTAATAGAATTTGTAAGCTTGGAACTTACTTTCAAAGGTTTCTGGCATTTTGTAAGAAGTATTCGGATGTTTCTCCCTTTATTAGAGAAAATTCAAGAGATG GATTGAACTCTCAAGAACTCCATGGGTTGTACATTCAAGCCTTCTGTACTGGCCTTGACGAAATTCTTGATTCCTACAGGAATGCCTTGATTGATTTGGAGAAAcag ATACTAAAGGATCCTAAACTTCCGTTGTCTTATATTAAACACAGTTTGGAGCAG TATCAAGTGTTGTTTCCTGTGCTTTGGTCAGTGATTGAGCACATACAAACAAGTAAG GCATTGGGATGTCAAATCTTGGATGTTTTGCAGGAAAGCTGTATTTGTGGAAACCCAGATGTAAAAGATGCTTTAGAAAG AATCTTGTTTGTTTGCCATGGTGTGATGTATCAGCAAATTAGTGCATGGGTTCTGCATGGAATTCTTATTGACAAAGGTAATGAGTTCTTCATCCAAGAGGTTACTTCAGCCGACGAACAAGCAGCTAACTCAACTGATGAAAGTGCTGGAGCTTGTAGGAACGACTTGGGGATACCTGGAATAACAGGGAGCCAACTTGCTGAAATATTG GAAGGTGAGACCAAGAGGAAGAGTGCAGCTCAGTGGCAGTATAGAATTAATGCAGAAATGCTGCCATCTTACATTCCCTCTAGAGTTGCTGATAAG GTTTTGTTTATTGGTGAATCGGTTGGAATGTTTAAAGgatcaaaagaaacaaaaagatcTCTCAAGAGAA GTTCTGTAATCCAAGAAAAGGAGGAGGAATTTACCCTGTCTTTATATGCACTACAACAACAGCCACAGTTTAATTTGATGCTATTTGAAAGGGAAATTGACAAGATCAGGTTATGTGTTGCAGAG CATTTGTGGAAACTTGTTGTTGAAGATGTTAATCTACTAAAGCATCTGAAG atattaaaggaatTCTTTCTCTTGGGCAGAGGAGAGCTCTTCTCAGCCTTTATAGAATATGCAACAGGCTTACTAAAGCCTCCCCCATCAAATAACACCTCCCATG ACACCCATGCTGCATTTCTGCAAGTTATGAGCAAG ttctTACCTGATGATGAGGAAGCTGCTTCTTTATTTACCATTGTAATTGACAAAGATATTGctcaacaagaaaaaaaaaagaagacagcATTAGATATGG ATCAAACTGGACCAGTAGTCTCAGGTTGGGATTGTATTAAGCTGGACTATGATGTTCAGTGGCCACTTCACATTCTCTTCCAGCCAGTTGTGCTTAACAA GTACAACAACTTGTTTAGATTCTTGTTGAAAGTAAAGAGAACTCAGATGAATTTGCAGCAAGTCTGGGCAGATTACATGGGCGCTAAACACTTGTCAACTGCTAGATTATCAAATATGACAAAGATATGGCTATCAAGGATGCACATGGCCTTCCTTGTCGATAATTTGCAGTATTACCTTCAG GTGGATGTGTTAGAGACACAATACAGTCAGCTTGTGGAGAAGATAAACAACACAAGAGACTTTGAAGCAATCCGCTTGGCACATGACCACTTTATTACCACTCTTATGGCGCAGTCTTTTCTTCTCATGAAACCG GTATCACATTGTCTCGATGAGATCCTGAACTTGTGTCAATCCTTCAGTTCACTTTTGCTCAGGAAAGGAAACAATGATTTGACAGAGAGAGAACTAGTGCAGATTGAGAATATCACTAAG ACTTACGAAAGACAGACTAGTCTCCTATTTCAAATCCTATCAAGTGTACGAAGCCACCAAGCGAGTCCACACTTGGCTCAGCTCCTGCTTAGAATCGATTTCAACAAACACTTCTCCTCGTTCACAGAGCCGGAGCGTAATTAG
- the LOC141876391 gene encoding uncharacterized protein LOC141876391: MALAQAPRASLSNVNSYLKRQRNQRAGTNEQVKSDKRSCKGKINEGHDACDEANNFSEQNVQCSPEGNDMYSDQDFEELGRRAERKITKRKTKALEKKHNKEDSDEEYDRLVRKVWKKNEVKETRVRAKKRSTSDTNSNSNSNYLPDSSKEYSKVVSERFNEEWKGNIMERNDRENSSNQTENKCEGEIYKDEESANSRKKNEHLEIVEISDSEESQRLDPDYVCSEESDSGTSPQSDTSNASSSLSKECEGLLFELIEVIGEDKISEGSFLDHEQDWREIVKDFKDRSIAEGHTFKSTLESAQELARVNEDSIDKAFHAALDGDDSDNDEVLDTNWVPSDDEINENKKIKSQAGSDDLGAGAMLTEFHDWLTDVDGGYRTEKMAQQYKSQVSSVIKRLQMNEAIRPDNPKPPLCLLLIPGKEGVTLLKQWLSYAVSKYQPGTVRSYLMSLRLFFKFLMQERKPTMSEVSVETLNARRDLMSSWSSAQKKKVLRRRLHKHEEDFKKLITSENLYQICHGDQRINAIKQLGNSSKETSQGTEVQRIINDRTHCEVRDWLMTRLVIDNSGRSGVIANMTVAEFRAAVYHLGTDEDQARYRIFVSNHKTADQYGSAVIWAYEDLHRMMDMYLRTVRSQFTAANSQVEQLFVSSNGMALTSSQVSTSVWRTFQREGIFTEGRISATIIRKSLATGMHVHMPDEKEHLAALAQHKTLTQSRYYRVHDKLIETDRGRRAVSKLVALKSSNIHQPQGDLNHAKAAPHLWKREEIEQLKELFKEDLETGAIEEANVKEKLSTATLLEERPLKAVVIKLRRLREEHMANCEPPSDVESSEAKVKRYLNSAQPAAAQSSITHISPTVSAESSRFWKKFTEEQANHLFKLTKDLIKANAIKKEVVWQRVKADQRSLELKLLLGTEDQEEEIKAKQRLTDKVRKMAREMKVKRK; the protein is encoded by the exons ATGGCATTGGCGCAGGCCCCTCGAGCGTCACTCTCAAACGTAAATTCATACCTAAAACggcaaagaaatcaaagagCAGGGACGAATGAGCAGGTCAAATCGGATAAGAGAAGCtgcaaaggaaaaattaatgaggGGCATGATGCATGCGATGAAGCTAACAATTTTAGTGAGCAAAATGTTCAATGCAGCCCAGAAGGCAATGACATGTACAGTGATCAGGATTTTGAAGAATTAGGAAGAAGAGCTGAGAGGAAAataacgaaaagaaaaacaaaagctctAGAAAAGAAACATAATAAAGAAGACAGTGACGAAGAGTATGACAGACTTGTGCGCAAAGTGTGGAAAAAGAATGAAGTTAAAGAAACAAGAGTTAGGGCCAAGAAACGAAGCACCAGTGACACTAACAGTAACAGCAACAGTAATTACCTTCCTGACAGTTCTAAAGAATACAGCAAGGTAGTAAGCGAACGTTTCAATGAAGAATGGAAAGGAAACATAATGGAGAGAAACGACAGGGAAAATTCAAGTAATCAAACAGAGAACAAGTGTGAAGGTGAGATTTACAAAGATGAAGAAAGTGCAAATAGTCGTAAGAAAAACGAACATTTGGAAATTGTTGAGATCTCTGACAGCGAGGAGAGTCAAAGATTAGATCCTGATTACGTCTGTAGTGAAGAGTCGGATTCAGGTACTTCTCCACAATCAGACACCTCAAATGCTTCCTCCTCTCTGTCTAAAGAATGCGAGGGACTATTATTTGAGCTTATTGAGGTAATTGGCGAAGACAAAATCAGTGAAGGATCATTCCTTGATCATGAGCAAGACTGGCGCGAAATAGTAAAGGACTTCAAAGACAGAAGTATAGCTGAAGGCCACACCTTCAAAAGTACGCTTGAGTCTGCTCAAGAACTGGCGCGAGTTAATGAGGATAGCATTGATAAAGCATTTCACGCAGCACTCGATGGAGATGACAGCGATAACGATGAAGTATTGGACACAAACTGGGTCCCAAGTGatgatgaaatcaatgaaaacaagaaaatcaagagCCAAGCTGGCAGCGATGACTTAGGCGCAGGAGCAATGCTGACGGAGTTCCATGATTGGTTGACGGACGTAGACGGAGGATACCGAACCGAAAAAATGGCGCAACAGTACAAATCCCAGGTTTCAAGTGTCATAAAAAGGCTTCAAATGAATGAAGCTATAAGACCAGATAATCCAAAACCACCCCTGTGCCTGCTCCTTATTCCTGGAAAAGAAGGAGTAACCCTTTTGAAGCAATGGTTGTCTTATGCTGTTTCCAAGTACCAACCTGGAACTGTGCGCTCATATCTTATGAGTTTgcgtttattttttaaatttttgatgCAAGAACGCAAGCCCACCATGTCTGAAGTAAGCGTTGAAACGTTAAACGCCCGCCGGGATCTGATGTCTTCCTGGTCATCGGCCCAAAAGAAGAAAGTTCTAAGAAGAAGGCTTCATAAGCATGaagaagatttcaagaaaCTCATCACCAGTGAAAACCTCTACCAAATCTGCCATGGTGATCAGCGaataaatgcaataaaacaGCTTGGCAATTCGTCAAAGGAAACGAGTCAGGGAACCGAGGTTCAAAGAATTATCAATGACAGAACTCACTGCGAAGTAAGAGATTGGTTAATGACTCGTCTCGTCATTGACAATAGTGGAAGAAGTGGGGTGATTGCAAATATGACTGTAGCGGAATTCAGGGCCGCCGTGTATCACCTGGGCACAGACGAAGACCAGGCTCGTTACAGAATATTTGTAAGTAACCACAAGACAGCTGACCAGTATGGTTCTGCGGTTATCTGGGCGTATGAAGATTTGCACAGAATGATGGACATGTACTTAAGAACTGTAAGAAGCCAGTTCACGGCAGCTAACTCACAGGTTGAGCAGCTATTCGTTTCGAGCAATGGGATGGCCCTTACATCTTCGCAGGTATCAACATCCGTATGGCGAACATTCCAAAGAGAGGGGATTTTCACGGAGGGAAGAATATCTGCCACAATTATAAGAAAATCTCTTGCCACTGGCATGCATGTCCACATGCCAGATGAAAAGGAGCATCTTGCCGCGCTAGCCCAGCACAAGACCCTGACACAATCCAGATATTATCGTGTCCATGACAAGCTTATCGAAACTGACCGTGGTCGAAGGGCAGTGAGCAAACTTGTTGCCCTAAAATCGAGCAACATTCATCAGCCACAGGGTGACCTCAACCACGCCAAAGCAGCCCCACATCTGTGGAAGAGGGAGGAAATAGAACAACTGAAGGAGCTGTTCAAAGAAGACCTCGAGACCGGCGCTATCGAGGAAGCCAACGTGAAGGAAAAACTATCAACAGCAACCCTTCTGGAGGAACGCCCATTGAAAGCTGTAGTCATAAAGCTCCGCAGACTAAGAGAAGAACACATGGCAAATTGCGAGCCTCCTTCTGACGTAGAATCTTCTGAAGCGAAAGTTAAGAGGTATCTTAATTCAGCCCAACCAGCAGCTGCACAGTCATCCATAACTCACATCTCTCCCACCGTATCTGCTGAATCTTCAAGGTTCTGGAAAAAGTTCACGGAAGAGCAGGCAAACCATCTTTTCAAATTAACCAAAGACCTTATTAAAGCTAACGCTATCAAGAAAGAAGTCGTTTGGCAGAGAGTGAAAGCAGACCAAAG GTCACTTGAACTGAAGCTGCTTTTAGGAACAGAGGACCaggaagaagaaataaaagcaaaacagcGATTAACAGACAAAGTCAGAAAAATGGCACgggaaatgaaagtgaagaggaAGTGA